One part of the Orenia metallireducens genome encodes these proteins:
- a CDS encoding Rpn family recombination-promoting nuclease/putative transposase: MCRLNPRVDFAFKKLFGSEENKDILISFINSVLDKEEQIKDLVLKNPYNSKNFKNDKLSILDVKAVDEKGNWYNIEMQITDQDYYDKRALYYWARLYTGQLESGINYDKLEKTIVINVLNFDCLDEEDYHNIYKLFNSKSKEELIDHLEIHFIELEKYNKDLSEMQTALDRWTEFLKRAHEYNKDWIPAQLAEVKSIEKAIKVLDAMYLNEDERELYEARLKWLRDEEMALKKAEEKGREEGRREEKKEMVNNLLKLGVEIDKIVEASGLSKEEIEDLKESNKD, encoded by the coding sequence ATGTGTCGTTTAAACCCAAGAGTGGACTTTGCCTTTAAAAAGTTATTCGGTAGTGAAGAGAATAAAGATATCTTAATCTCTTTTATCAATTCGGTTTTAGATAAAGAGGAGCAGATTAAAGATTTAGTCTTAAAGAATCCTTATAATTCTAAGAACTTTAAAAATGATAAATTATCAATCCTTGATGTTAAAGCAGTAGATGAAAAAGGCAATTGGTACAACATTGAGATGCAGATAACAGACCAAGATTATTATGACAAAAGAGCCTTATATTACTGGGCTAGATTATATACGGGACAGTTAGAATCAGGAATTAACTATGATAAATTAGAAAAGACGATAGTAATTAATGTACTTAACTTTGATTGTTTAGATGAAGAAGATTATCATAATATTTATAAATTATTTAATTCTAAATCTAAAGAAGAGTTAATAGATCATTTAGAAATTCATTTTATTGAGTTAGAGAAGTATAATAAAGATTTAAGTGAAATGCAGACTGCTTTAGATAGATGGACAGAATTTCTAAAAAGAGCTCATGAATATAATAAAGATTGGATTCCTGCTCAATTAGCAGAGGTTAAAAGTATAGAAAAAGCGATTAAGGTACTTGATGCAATGTATTTAAATGAAGATGAACGTGAGCTTTATGAAGCAAGATTGAAATGGTTACGAGATGAAGAGATGGCATTGAAGAAAGCTGAAGAAAAGGGTAGAGAAGAAGGTAGAAGAGAAGAAAAAAAAGAAATGGTAAATAATCTACTTAAATTGGGAGTAGAAATAGATAAAATAGTTGAAGCAAGTGGATTATCTAAGGAAGAAATAGAAGATTTAAAAGAGAGTAATAAAGATTAA
- a CDS encoding Rpn family recombination-promoting nuclease/putative transposase, translating into MCRLNLRVDFAFKKLFGSEENKNILISFINSVLDEEDQITDIILKNPYNSKSFKNDKLSILDVKAVDEKGVWYNIEMQITDQDYYDKRALYYWARLYTGQLESGVNYDKLEKTIVINVLNFNCLDEEDYHNVYKLFNTQSKEELIDHLEIHFIELEKYNKDLSEVQTALDRWTEFLKRAHEYNKNQIPAQLAEIKSIEKAIRVLDAMYLNEDERELYEARLKWLRDEEMALKKAEEKGREEGRREGVEEGKKEMVNNLLKLGVEIDKIIEASGLSKEEIQNLRNSIED; encoded by the coding sequence ATGTGTCGTTTAAATCTTAGGGTAGACTTTGCTTTTAAAAAGTTATTCGGTAGTGAAGAGAATAAAAATATTTTAATCTCTTTTATCAATTCTGTTTTAGATGAAGAAGATCAGATAACAGATATAATTTTAAAGAACCCTTATAATTCTAAAAGCTTTAAAAATGACAAGTTATCAATCCTTGATGTTAAGGCAGTAGATGAAAAGGGAGTCTGGTATAATATCGAGATGCAGATTACAGACCAAGATTATTATGACAAAAGAGCCTTATATTACTGGGCTAGATTATATACAGGTCAGCTAGAGTCGGGAGTTAACTATGATAAATTAGAAAAGACAATAGTGATTAATGTTTTAAACTTTAACTGTTTAGATGAAGAAGATTATCATAATGTCTATAAATTATTCAATACTCAGTCTAAAGAAGAGTTAATAGATCATTTAGAGATACATTTTATTGAGCTAGAGAAGTACAATAAAGACTTAAGTGAGGTACAGACTGCTTTAGATAGATGGACAGAGTTTTTAAAGAGAGCCCACGAATACAATAAAAATCAGATTCCTGCTCAATTAGCTGAGATTAAAAGTATTGAAAAGGCGATTAGAGTATTGGATGCAATGTATTTAAATGAGGATGAACGTGAATTATATGAAGCTAGGTTAAAATGGTTAAGAGATGAAGAGATGGCGCTGAAGAAGGCTGAGGAGAAAGGGAGAGAAGAGGGGAGAAGAGAAGGAGTAGAAGAAGGAAAGAAAGAGATGGTAAATAATCTACTTAAACTGGGGGTAGAAATAGATAAAATAATTGAAGCAAGTGGATTATCTAAAGAAGAAATACAAAATTTAAGAAATAGTATTGAAGATTAG
- a CDS encoding RHS repeat-associated core domain-containing protein, translating to MSIGLYYYGARYYDPEIGRFTREDTYRGRLDNPQSQNVMNSPLKYIDPSGHIPLLPISWAPAWHLNRNEYNNVIDPDTGERYTRDKLRKLVKIGKATMPAKLYHEMGQGHKGNEKYVLEDGTEIIMDGNEFIINIAPTVVSTGVLLFRKSDVELELELKIIR from the coding sequence GTGTCGATAGGGCTGTATTATTATGGTGCGAGATACTATGACCCTGAGATTGGTAGGTTTACGAGAGAGGATACATATAGAGGAAGATTGGACAATCCACAGAGTCAGAACGTAATGAATTCTCCTTTAAAATATATTGACCCTAGTGGTCATATACCATTGTTACCAATAAGTTGGGCACCTGCTTGGCATCTAAATAGAAATGAATATAATAATGTAATAGATCCAGATACAGGAGAGCGTTATACTAGAGATAAACTGAGGAAATTGGTAAAGATAGGTAAAGCAACAATGCCAGCTAAATTATACCATGAAATGGGACAAGGTCATAAAGGTAATGAGAAATATGTTCTTGAAGATGGAACGGAAATTATAATGGATGGTAATGAATTTATAATTAATATAGCTCCAACCGTAGTTAGTACTGGAGTTCTATTGTTTAGAAAAAGTGATGTTGAATTAGAGTTAGAATTAAAAATTATAAGATGA
- a CDS encoding EAL domain-containing protein: MKSFKKRFFIITSILSTLLISFIYKYNISNYNQIAQKKNIALHSYINLPLSFLNDYENIMVFIIILILLILFLVMNNIRLNSVKNNLYKETEFKEIIINTASTLIFILDAEGRIISLNKYAQKETGFKAEEVINKSIYETLIDSKLIKKAKEVFNPHFAKQKVRNRELSILCKNNKQKLISWSISQIVNLNKEIEGILATGIDITKHRQVEAALKYQSLHDSLTGLANREGFSKQFQIEAEIAKHNNEKIAVFFLDIDRFKLINDIHGHQTGDLILLKLSERLQQTLTNREMVARMGGDDFIGILPQIHNHKQDIPEITHRLTKVFDKPFIIKDNKFVLTASIGISFYPDDSIHEETLLRNADTAMYKAKEEAGTSFQLYNDNMNLQVNKKLCLEHSLRRAIKNKELRVYYQPIVDIKTGKIKKAEALVRWEHPKEGLISPGNFIPLAEETGLIVLLGEYVLKEACFQTQAWIDKGYQPIEISVNLSAQQFHKSNLTETVKNILTETRLDPKLLGLEITESLAMENIELTCSILEDFKQMNVKILLDDFGTGYSSLSYLTKFAVDIIKIDRSFISNFHNSSKRSAIVSAIIAMANKLTIRTVAEGVENWEEIKFLNDYKCDEAQGYLFSKPVPAHDFEELLKQNIEFRAQAL, encoded by the coding sequence ATGAAATCTTTTAAGAAAAGATTTTTTATTATAACCTCAATTTTATCAACCTTATTAATATCCTTTATATATAAGTATAATATTTCAAATTATAATCAAATAGCTCAAAAGAAGAATATTGCTCTACATTCTTATATTAATCTTCCTCTTTCTTTTTTAAATGATTATGAAAATATAATGGTTTTTATTATAATTTTAATTCTATTAATATTATTCCTAGTGATGAATAACATCAGATTAAATAGTGTTAAAAACAATCTTTACAAAGAGACAGAGTTTAAAGAAATTATAATTAATACAGCCAGTACTTTAATCTTTATCTTAGATGCAGAAGGTAGAATTATTAGCCTTAACAAATATGCTCAAAAAGAGACTGGTTTTAAAGCTGAAGAGGTAATCAATAAGAGCATCTACGAAACACTTATTGATTCAAAACTCATAAAAAAAGCTAAAGAAGTATTCAACCCTCACTTTGCTAAACAAAAGGTTCGTAACCGAGAATTATCTATACTTTGTAAAAATAATAAGCAAAAGCTTATCTCCTGGAGCATCTCACAGATTGTAAACCTTAACAAAGAAATTGAAGGTATCCTAGCTACTGGAATAGATATTACTAAACATAGACAGGTTGAAGCAGCCCTAAAGTATCAATCACTTCACGATTCATTAACTGGATTAGCAAATCGAGAAGGATTCAGTAAACAGTTTCAAATTGAAGCTGAAATAGCTAAGCATAATAATGAAAAAATTGCTGTCTTCTTCTTAGATATCGATAGATTTAAATTGATTAATGATATTCATGGTCATCAAACAGGAGATCTGATATTATTAAAATTAAGTGAGCGACTACAGCAGACCTTAACCAATAGAGAGATGGTTGCTAGAATGGGTGGTGATGACTTTATTGGAATATTACCACAGATACATAATCATAAACAGGATATTCCTGAAATCACCCATCGTTTAACCAAAGTATTTGATAAGCCCTTTATTATAAAAGATAATAAATTTGTTTTAACTGCTAGTATAGGAATTTCCTTTTATCCTGATGATAGCATCCATGAAGAAACCTTACTTAGAAATGCAGACACAGCAATGTATAAGGCTAAAGAAGAAGCAGGAACTTCATTCCAACTATACAATGATAATATGAATTTACAAGTTAATAAGAAGTTATGTCTAGAGCATAGCCTTAGAAGAGCCATCAAAAATAAGGAACTTAGAGTTTACTATCAACCAATTGTAGACATTAAGACAGGAAAGATAAAAAAAGCAGAAGCCCTAGTAAGGTGGGAACACCCTAAAGAAGGTCTAATATCTCCTGGAAACTTTATACCTTTAGCTGAGGAGACTGGTTTAATCGTCCTCTTAGGAGAGTATGTACTGAAAGAAGCCTGTTTTCAGACTCAAGCATGGATAGATAAAGGCTACCAACCAATAGAGATCTCAGTCAACCTATCTGCCCAACAATTTCATAAATCAAACTTAACTGAAACTGTCAAAAACATCTTAACAGAAACAAGATTAGACCCTAAGCTATTAGGGCTAGAAATTACTGAAAGCTTGGCTATGGAGAATATAGAGTTAACTTGCTCAATTCTAGAAGACTTTAAACAGATGAATGTTAAGATATTATTAGATGACTTTGGAACAGGTTATTCATCTTTGAGTTATCTTACTAAATTTGCTGTAGATATAATTAAGATTGACCGTTCATTTATCAGTAACTTCCATAATAGTAGTAAACGAAGTGCCATTGTATCAGCTATTATAGCAATGGCTAATAAGTTGACGATAAGGACTGTAGCTGAAGGCGTAGAGAATTGGGAAGAGATTAAATTTCTAAATGATTATAAATGTGATGAAGCTCAAGGATATCTGTTCAGTAAACCTGTACCTGCTCATGATTTTGAAGAACTATTAAAACAGAATATAGAATTTAGAGCACAAGCCTTATAA
- a CDS encoding transglycosylase SLT domain-containing protein, with protein sequence MKVRLSILLVLIMVFSFNVNLYAYNYQALENYISYRIKYIHNVAHNADITLSKVRVREYAKEIIYWADYYSKDFQVNIDPLLVTAVLETETNFVSRDDYDLGASIGIASMRIDTAKWIARRINVNYNKWKILNPTDMGIRFAVYYLGVAYKKYNGDIDKIIVSYNQGFAKASSKNLDELYNNYLFKVLGRYNYYQQRIRSYDDTIDNYFAYKLAKLD encoded by the coding sequence GTGAAGGTTAGGTTGAGTATATTGTTGGTGTTGATCATGGTTTTTAGTTTTAATGTCAACCTTTATGCTTATAATTATCAAGCTTTAGAGAACTATATTAGTTATCGAATTAAGTATATTCATAATGTAGCTCATAATGCAGATATCACTTTATCTAAAGTTAGGGTCAGAGAGTATGCTAAAGAGATTATCTATTGGGCAGATTATTATTCGAAGGATTTTCAAGTGAATATTGACCCATTATTGGTAACAGCAGTTTTAGAGACAGAGACTAATTTTGTTTCCAGAGATGACTATGATTTAGGAGCTAGTATTGGGATTGCTAGTATGAGAATCGATACAGCTAAATGGATTGCTAGAAGGATTAATGTTAACTATAACAAATGGAAAATCTTAAATCCAACAGATATGGGAATTAGATTTGCTGTCTATTATTTAGGAGTGGCTTACAAGAAGTATAATGGTGATATTGATAAGATTATCGTCTCTTATAATCAGGGATTTGCTAAAGCTAGTTCTAAAAATTTAGATGAGTTATATAATAATTATCTATTTAAAGTATTAGGTAGGTATAATTATTATCAGCAGAGGATTAGATCCTATGATGATACAATAGATAATTACTTTGCATATAAGCTAGCGAAGTTAGATTAA
- a CDS encoding AbrB/MazE/SpoVT family DNA-binding domain-containing protein: MKSTGIVRKIDDLGRIVIPIELRRTLGIDIKDPLEIYVDSNKIIFRKYEPACTFCGNAGDTIDFKGKIICTDCLSEISNDDKSA, encoded by the coding sequence ATGAAATCAACAGGTATTGTAAGAAAAATCGATGATTTAGGTAGAATTGTTATTCCAATTGAATTAAGAAGAACTTTAGGAATCGATATTAAAGATCCTTTGGAAATTTACGTGGATAGTAATAAGATTATATTTAGAAAGTATGAACCAGCTTGTACTTTTTGTGGCAATGCTGGAGATACTATAGACTTCAAAGGAAAGATTATCTGCACCGATTGCCTAAGTGAAATATCTAATGATGATAAAAGTGCTTAA
- a CDS encoding NfeD family protein produces the protein MRKRMTILSSILVFLVILPILVVMKADARPSDLVYQIPIQGTVNPGMLKLVQKGIREAEEVGADAIIFKVDTYGGLVDSGIKIKDAIFATKIPTVTYVANRAWSAGALIALSGEKLVMLSGSSMGAAETRPNEEKYISALRKEFKAIAERRGKNPDLAAAMVDDDIEVKGIIAKDKLLTLTASEALENKMADLVVDDFKGLLKELNLSEAKVIEVEATTAEKLARVVTNPNISILLLTIGFMALVFEALAPGFGVGGTVGLVSLGLFFSGYIINGVADWGLVILFLIGIVLMALEIFVVPGFGVTGIGGLVAIFASLYFLFPTPDIALMVLATVFILSVIGTVILVRIFGASKLWHKISLEEIQTKDLGYIAAPKGIALLGQVGYALTPLRPAGIIEVDRNRLDVVSEGGFIAKGEQVEIIKVEGSRIVVKAVKDED, from the coding sequence ATGAGAAAAAGGATGACTATTTTATCTTCTATACTAGTATTTTTAGTAATTTTACCAATATTGGTAGTAATGAAAGCAGATGCTAGACCTTCAGACTTAGTATATCAGATACCTATTCAGGGCACTGTAAATCCTGGAATGTTAAAGCTTGTTCAAAAAGGAATAAGAGAAGCAGAAGAGGTAGGAGCAGATGCTATTATCTTTAAAGTTGATACCTATGGTGGTCTAGTGGACTCAGGAATTAAGATTAAAGATGCAATCTTTGCTACAAAGATTCCCACAGTCACATATGTAGCAAATAGGGCTTGGTCTGCAGGTGCTTTAATTGCACTCTCAGGTGAAAAGCTAGTGATGCTTTCTGGTAGTAGTATGGGGGCTGCTGAGACAAGACCAAATGAAGAGAAGTATATTTCAGCCTTACGTAAAGAGTTCAAGGCAATAGCAGAGAGAAGAGGGAAGAATCCTGATTTAGCTGCAGCAATGGTAGATGATGATATAGAGGTAAAAGGTATTATAGCCAAGGATAAGCTATTAACTCTAACTGCTAGTGAAGCTTTAGAGAATAAGATGGCTGATTTAGTAGTCGATGATTTTAAAGGATTATTAAAAGAACTTAATCTATCAGAGGCGAAGGTAATAGAGGTTGAGGCTACTACTGCTGAGAAATTGGCAAGAGTAGTTACTAACCCTAATATCAGCATCTTATTATTAACTATAGGATTTATGGCTTTAGTCTTTGAAGCTTTAGCACCTGGTTTTGGAGTAGGTGGTACAGTAGGTCTGGTAAGTTTGGGACTATTCTTTAGTGGGTATATTATCAATGGTGTAGCAGATTGGGGATTGGTGATACTATTCTTAATAGGTATAGTTTTGATGGCATTAGAGATATTTGTAGTACCTGGATTTGGAGTAACAGGTATTGGTGGATTGGTCGCTATCTTTGCTAGTCTTTATTTCTTATTCCCAACACCAGATATTGCTTTAATGGTCTTAGCTACTGTATTTATTCTATCTGTTATCGGAACAGTAATTCTTGTGAGGATCTTTGGAGCAAGTAAGTTATGGCACAAAATCTCCTTAGAAGAGATCCAGACTAAAGATTTAGGTTATATAGCTGCTCCAAAGGGAATTGCTTTATTGGGGCAAGTTGGATATGCCCTAACACCTTTAAGACCAGCAGGAATTATAGAGGTTGATAGGAATAGATTAGATGTAGTTAGTGAAGGTGGATTTATTGCTAAAGGTGAGCAAGTAGAGATAATTAAGGTTGAAGGAAGTAGAATAGTTGTTAAAGCAGTAAAAGATGAGGACTAA
- the floA gene encoding flotillin-like protein FloA (flotillin-like protein involved in membrane lipid rafts), with amino-acid sequence MTGGLAIFIIVFGALFLSLFFYFIPVGLWISAIAAGVKISLLNLVGMRLRRVIPTHIISPMIKSHKAGLDVTTEQLETHYLAGGNVDRVVDALIAAQRAEIDLSFKQATAIDLAGRDVLEAVQMSVNPKVIQTPVVTAVAMDGIQVMATARVTVRADIDRLVGGAGEETVLARVGEGIVTTVGSAEAHTKVLENPDSISKTVLGKGLDSGTAFQILSIDIADVDVGKNIGAQLQTDQAEADKEIAQAKAEERRAMAVAQEQEMKARVQEMRAKVVEAEAEVPKAMAEALRSGKIGVMDYMNLQNLKADTQMRENISSLGSGNTPEKSPKKDKE; translated from the coding sequence TTGACTGGAGGTTTAGCGATTTTTATTATTGTATTTGGTGCTTTATTTCTTTCTCTGTTCTTTTATTTTATTCCAGTAGGACTATGGATTTCTGCTATTGCAGCAGGTGTTAAAATTAGTCTATTAAATCTTGTTGGAATGAGATTACGTCGAGTTATACCAACCCATATCATTAGTCCGATGATTAAATCCCATAAGGCTGGTTTAGATGTAACTACTGAACAGCTGGAGACTCATTACTTAGCTGGAGGTAATGTTGACAGGGTAGTAGATGCTTTAATTGCTGCCCAGAGAGCTGAGATTGATTTAAGTTTTAAACAAGCCACAGCTATTGATTTAGCTGGTAGGGATGTACTAGAAGCAGTACAGATGAGTGTTAACCCTAAGGTAATTCAAACACCAGTGGTAACTGCAGTAGCTATGGATGGGATTCAGGTGATGGCGACTGCAAGAGTTACAGTTAGAGCTGATATTGATCGCTTAGTTGGTGGAGCAGGAGAAGAGACTGTATTAGCAAGGGTTGGAGAGGGTATTGTAACTACTGTTGGTTCTGCTGAAGCCCATACTAAGGTTTTAGAGAATCCAGATTCTATTTCTAAGACTGTATTAGGAAAAGGTCTAGATTCTGGTACAGCATTTCAAATATTATCAATTGATATTGCCGATGTTGATGTAGGAAAGAATATTGGTGCTCAATTGCAGACTGATCAGGCAGAAGCAGATAAAGAGATTGCCCAAGCCAAGGCCGAAGAGAGAAGAGCTATGGCAGTAGCCCAAGAGCAAGAGATGAAAGCTAGAGTCCAAGAGATGAGGGCTAAGGTAGTAGAGGCAGAAGCGGAAGTACCTAAAGCTATGGCAGAAGCTCTGCGTTCTGGTAAGATAGGAGTAATGGATTATATGAATTTACAGAATCTTAAAGCCGATACTCAGATGAGAGAGAATATCTCTAGCTTAGGTTCTGGGAATACACCTGAAAAGTCTCCGAAAAAAGATAAAGAGTAG
- a CDS encoding Rrf2 family transcriptional regulator yields MMNSDFALAVHSLVLLVYSPEKMETSKSMAESMKVHPVRVRKILSLLRKNGYIESKEGAKGGFILKQSADKISLNDIYRLTSKNTLKPKCHSCNCEIGANIEDVLDIIFYKAEEKVGEFLEEYTIEDIFNVLKRGCK; encoded by the coding sequence ATGATGAATAGTGATTTTGCTCTTGCTGTGCATAGTTTAGTTTTGCTAGTTTATAGTCCTGAAAAGATGGAAACAAGTAAGTCTATGGCAGAGAGTATGAAAGTTCATCCAGTAAGAGTCAGAAAGATATTGAGTTTATTAAGAAAGAATGGATATATTGAATCTAAAGAGGGAGCTAAAGGTGGTTTTATATTAAAACAATCTGCAGATAAAATCTCTTTAAATGATATCTATAGATTAACATCTAAGAACACCTTAAAGCCTAAGTGCCATAGTTGTAATTGTGAAATTGGTGCAAATATTGAAGATGTGTTAGATATTATATTCTATAAAGCTGAAGAGAAGGTAGGAGAGTTTTTAGAAGAGTATACTATCGAAGATATCTTTAATGTATTAAAAAGAGGATGTAAATAG
- a CDS encoding nitroreductase family protein, which produces MDVKEAINQRRSTRHFKSDKLKEEDLGLILEAARLAPSGTNLQPWRFIVVESDKMREELRGCTLDFVADAPATIVCCVDYKSLESMTDRIQELQEVGALKGTSLEKLDASKYRGRKMSEEDTKRYLHLNLSIAIENMILQATELGLGSCWVMMFNQQKLVEVLGLDDNIEAVALLPIGYSEDKPAPRPRLSLDEIIIDRV; this is translated from the coding sequence GTGGATGTTAAAGAAGCGATTAACCAGAGAAGGAGTACTAGGCATTTTAAATCAGATAAATTGAAAGAAGAAGATTTAGGTCTAATCTTAGAAGCTGCCAGATTGGCACCATCAGGTACTAACTTACAACCATGGAGATTTATTGTAGTAGAATCTGATAAGATGAGAGAAGAGCTAAGGGGATGCACTTTAGATTTTGTGGCAGATGCTCCTGCTACAATTGTTTGTTGTGTTGATTATAAATCTCTAGAAAGTATGACAGATAGAATTCAAGAGTTACAAGAAGTAGGTGCTTTGAAAGGAACATCCTTAGAGAAGCTTGATGCTTCTAAATATAGAGGTCGTAAGATGAGTGAAGAGGATACTAAAAGATATCTACATTTAAATTTATCTATTGCTATTGAGAATATGATTTTACAAGCAACAGAATTAGGCTTGGGTAGTTGCTGGGTGATGATGTTTAATCAGCAGAAATTAGTCGAAGTTTTAGGGTTAGATGATAACATAGAAGCAGTGGCACTATTACCAATAGGCTATTCGGAAGATAAGCCAGCTCCAAGACCACGTCTCTCTTTAGATGAAATAATTATTGATAGAGTTTAA
- a CDS encoding FAD-dependent oxidoreductase, translating to MNEKIVILGAGYAGIKAAKTLNKKFKKNDSIEITLIDQHQHHILLTELHEVAGNRIDSNGVKVSLTDVFDNTKVNLVQDKIINIDTDKQQLLSQEAIYSYDYLILAVGSEPTYFNIPGMEEHAFDLWSLEDAKRINGHIRTMFSLASQEKNIDKRKELLTFTVGGGGFTGIETVGEIAEWANDLCKLYNIPREEVSIKVIEAMDKILPVLSKKRIAKAERYLKEELGVEILLDSTICKVEEDGVTINSCQLEGSHIIDAPQAEESKIRTKTLIWTGGVKAKEFVKKLGLKLNHRDRIEVNNYLQTSIKNIYAIGDNTYFETEDNWVMPQLVEAAVQAGKSVANNIYAEITGKELKEFKPQLHGVMVSIGANYAVAELKPTPKLTLPMSGFLAMITKHLVNMHYLFEVNGLSLIWEYIEHQFTDVKGGIGMLVRHFSKKSGTYWLAILRIFLGLRFLIEGIHKVQEGWLTGSEGQLVSGASSILWSEGTPQIYIDLMKTFVVPNQVLFQKILVLTELGVGLSLIFGCLTVLGGLAAMGMSANFIIGALGSEAGIWEPVWLFLISLTMLSGAGKAFGLDYYLIPWLFNLSKKPVNYDKKIAA from the coding sequence ATGAATGAGAAGATTGTTATTCTAGGAGCTGGTTATGCTGGTATTAAGGCTGCTAAAACCCTTAATAAGAAGTTTAAAAAGAATGATTCTATTGAGATTACTTTAATTGACCAGCATCAACATCATATTTTATTAACTGAGTTACATGAAGTTGCTGGTAATAGAATCGATAGCAATGGAGTAAAAGTCTCCTTAACTGATGTCTTTGACAACACTAAAGTTAATCTAGTTCAAGATAAAATTATCAATATCGATACTGACAAACAACAGTTGCTATCTCAAGAAGCTATATATAGCTATGATTATTTGATCTTAGCAGTAGGTAGTGAGCCAACATACTTTAATATTCCTGGCATGGAGGAACATGCTTTTGACCTTTGGTCTTTGGAGGATGCTAAAAGAATTAACGGACATATTCGCACCATGTTCAGTTTAGCTTCTCAAGAGAAGAATATCGATAAGCGTAAAGAACTATTAACCTTTACTGTCGGTGGTGGTGGCTTTACAGGAATAGAAACAGTTGGTGAGATTGCCGAATGGGCAAATGATTTATGTAAGTTATATAATATCCCAAGAGAAGAAGTTAGCATTAAAGTTATCGAGGCTATGGATAAGATTCTGCCTGTACTAAGTAAGAAGCGTATTGCTAAGGCAGAAAGATACCTTAAAGAAGAGCTTGGTGTAGAAATTCTTCTAGATTCTACCATCTGTAAAGTAGAAGAAGATGGCGTAACTATTAATAGTTGTCAACTAGAAGGTAGTCATATTATTGATGCCCCACAAGCGGAAGAATCAAAAATTAGGACCAAAACTCTAATCTGGACTGGTGGAGTTAAAGCTAAGGAATTTGTAAAGAAATTAGGTTTAAAATTAAATCATCGCGATAGGATTGAAGTAAATAATTATCTACAAACATCTATTAAGAACATCTATGCTATTGGAGATAATACCTACTTTGAAACTGAAGATAACTGGGTTATGCCCCAATTAGTTGAAGCTGCTGTACAAGCAGGTAAATCTGTTGCCAATAATATTTATGCAGAGATTACTGGCAAAGAGTTAAAGGAGTTTAAACCACAGTTACATGGAGTAATGGTCTCTATAGGGGCTAATTATGCTGTAGCAGAACTTAAACCTACTCCAAAATTGACTCTTCCAATGTCAGGATTTTTAGCAATGATAACCAAGCATCTGGTTAATATGCATTATTTATTTGAAGTTAATGGTTTGAGTTTGATTTGGGAATATATTGAACATCAATTTACTGATGTTAAAGGAGGTATTGGAATGCTAGTAAGACACTTCTCTAAAAAGTCAGGTACTTACTGGTTAGCTATCTTAAGAATCTTCTTAGGATTAAGGTTCTTAATAGAAGGTATCCATAAAGTACAAGAGGGTTGGTTAACTGGATCTGAAGGACAACTTGTTTCTGGAGCCTCTTCAATCTTATGGAGTGAAGGTACACCTCAAATCTATATTGATTTAATGAAGACCTTTGTTGTTCCAAATCAAGTACTATTCCAAAAAATACTTGTTCTTACCGAATTAGGTGTAGGGCTTAGTTTAATTTTTGGTTGCTTAACAGTCTTAGGAGGGCTTGCAGCAATGGGTATGAGTGCCAACTTTATCATTGGTGCTTTAGGTTCAGAAGCAGGAATCTGGGAGCCAGTCTGGTTATTCTTAATCTCTTTAACTATGCTTTCTGGTGCTGGTAAAGCCTTCGGTCTAGATTATTATTTAATTCCCTGGTTGTTCAACCTATCTAAAAAGCCAGTAAATTATGATAAAAAAATTGCAGCTTAA